The genomic region AAAACACCTTCACACCCTTCATTCTCTCAGAGGTGGGCCTCTCTGCATAATCCTGCCCGGAGGAACGCATTCACTCTTGCAGTGGATCACAGAAATCATCTCTTGAAGTCAGAATTTCCTAGTAATTCTCACAGGAACAGAGCTAGTTGTGGATGGCAAGTTTCTAGCTAAGTAAGTTGCCAAGCAGCTGTACTCAACACCTCTGAGCAGCCCTACAGTACCAAAAGATGTCACTGGCGTGTCTAGACCAAGCACGGGCTAAAACACGAGGTCCGCACGTTTGTGGCGACCACACGCAAGGTGAACCGAATGCCTCTCGTCACTACTGCGTTCAGAGGAGCAGAGCAGGGTGCTTCTGCGGGAGGAAGCGAGCTCCGGTCCCCGCTCTGCCTGTCCCACACGCTCCCCGTGTGACTTGACAAGTCGCCTCGCCTCTGGAAGCCCGGCTTCCTTACACAGAGACACTGCACATCCCTCAGGATTATAACAGTGTCCCCCTCCTGGGGGCAGGTTCACCTCACCTTCCACGGCAGAATCGCCGTTTCAAGGGCGTAGTCCGTGTGTCCCACTCGGAGAGCGGGTGGACACCGCAGGGGCCCCCACTTCGTATCAGGGCTGTGATGCTTGGGCACCACCCCAACCTGGGGAGACGGTTCATCTCCCCACTGAGTCGGGTCCACTGAGCCCCTGGTGTCTTATTTCTGCACCCCAGTGCCTGGAACCTGCCGGATGTTCCATGAACATGTAATGGAGCTCAAGGTCGCCTGCCTGGGAGGGGTCACACCTAGGTCCCTCTGCTCCAGAGACCATGAAGTTGTGCCCCTTGGGCTAGAAATAGGTCTGGATCATTCCCGAAGGCCACTCCCAGTTTTACAAAAGCAAAggacccagggacttccctggtggtccagtggttaagactcgacCTTCTAATGCAAGGGAggcaggtttggtccctgatccagagctgagatcccacatgcctcgtggccaaaaatacaaaacacaaaaacagaagcagtgttgtaGCAGACTCAATAAAGATGTAAAAATGGTCCACGTTGAAAAAGTCTTAAAAAGCCAGTGTCCAGATAGTAGGGAGATGCTTGTTAAGACGACACCTGCTCTTTGGGACCCGCTCTATTTTCTGTGATGACAGAATTTCCACCCTCTGCCAGATGTTAGTGAAAGGTACTCAGACTGACAGAAGGGATTTCTCTCTGAAATCTGCCGCCGCACGGACTTGTGACACTTTACCAAAGCAGTGAATTTGGTGACACCTGGGCACCTCTCTGGCTGGGGGCAAGTGAATGACCACTCTCACGCTGAGAGGAAAGGGCACAGCCTGGGGTCAGGAGGGGCCCTCTGTGGGCCACCCCCCAGCACGTGCTCGCTCAGGGCCCTGCAGGGTGCGGGAGGGCCTCGATCTGCACTCTTGGTCATTATTCTGTCAGCGAGCCCTACAGCTCGTTTTTCCTGCAACCgcagagagaagcagaagaagCCACACAGCCCTGGCTTTGAAAACAGGGGGGCCTGGAGGACTGAGGAGGGCAGGGGTCCTCAGGAAGGAGAGGggaccctctcccccaccccctccatcccCGCTCCTACCTGCCGCCTGCACGGTGGACATGGCTGGCTTCAGCAAGGGGCCCCTGGGCGGGAGGAGGGAGCCCGCGGATGGGGCCAGGAAGAGCGCCCTTACGCTCCAGTAGAAGAGAGCAGGAGGCTGGGGGCGACATGAATGAGGGACACAGAAGGCCCCGGGGCCGGGGCCATTGCGGGCAGAAGGCCGGGAGGAGTGGGGCAGGGTGGGCCGCGGGGGCATAGAATGCGGCCTCACAATCCAGGGTTCTCAGGTTCTGAGCCTGCAGTCGCCACCGCTGGGAAGAAGCCACAGTCCGGATTCCACCTCTGGCAGCTGGGGCACTCAGAGAGGAGCCCGTTTAATACCACTGTCCAGGGGATCCTTGATAAAAGCCACGACTTAGgagcggtattcttgcctggagacttccgtggacagaggaccctggcgggctacggtccagggggttgccaagagtcagacaagactgagcaactaacaaaaaCGAGTggtaggggcttccccggtggctatgccaacgcaggagacgtgggttcgatccctgcattgggaagatctcctggagaaggaaacagcaacccactccagtactcttgcctggcaaatcccatggactgaggagcctggcaggctacagtctagggggtcacagaagagtctcGGAGACTAAGCAGCAGAAGCAGCCCAAGCCCCAGAGCAGCCAGGTGAGGACCCAAGGGGGCAGGCTCTCCCGTCCCCCAGGGCGGCGGGGAGGACTGTCAGCAAGCAGAGCGCTGAGGCCCCAGGAAGCAGGCGCCCCTCGAATGGGTCCACCGCTCCCTA from Bos javanicus breed banteng chromosome 25, ARS-OSU_banteng_1.0, whole genome shotgun sequence harbors:
- the BRI3 gene encoding membrane protein BRI3 isoform X1 — protein: MPPRPTLPHSSRPSARNGPGPGAFCVPHSCRPQPPALFYWSVRALFLAPSAGSLLPPRGPLLKPAMSTVQAAGIPTHHPRVYNIHSRNVTRYPANSIVVVGGCPVCSPPTWPFCPGSLAGICRSHTPVIP